The following DNA comes from Rosa rugosa chromosome 5, drRosRugo1.1, whole genome shotgun sequence.
TTGATTCCTAATCAGTACAACaattatttgattaaaaaaaaaaaaaaaaaaaaaagcttctttacaaaaagaaaaaaaaaatccagaaaTAATTAAGAAAGAAATATAAGGAAAATCTGAAGAATAAGAAAAGGTATAAAATGGGTCCAATCCCGCGCGTGTAAAACACTCTGACTCcgttattttttctttaaaaagagATTAAGAGAGTTATTTGAAGACAAAGTAACGCGAAAAAGGGTTACGGAGAGAGTAAGTGGTCCCACGCGCCGTTTCGGAAAGTGATCGGACTTTTCCCAAAACCCAAGCAAAAAAGGAGGGCTCCTCAGTATTCAGAGTACTAGAATAGGCAGAGAACAGAAAAACATGCTTACTGTGAAAGAAGGATAATAGCCCCAAAATCCGTTTAACTCGGCGCTGACTCGCCGCCGTCGACTCAGTTGACTCTTCCATACTATTTATTCATTCATCCATGGCTGCTTCGGAGGAGAAGCAAATGGAAGACCAAATGTCGTACCCGATTCTCCTGGCGGAGCGGGTGCGGTCCGCCGTGGACGACGCCGAGTCGTTCAAGTCCGAGTGCTCCGAGGTCGGCAAGCAGGTCGACCGCCTCTCCCAAATGCTCCGCACCGTGGTCCGGTTCTCCACAACGACGCCGTTTCTCTACGAGCGCCCAATCCGGCGGATAATCGCCGACGTCTGCAAGAATCTCGAGCGAGCCCTAACCCTCGTCCGCAAGTGCAAGCGCCAGAGCGCCCTACGACGTGTCGTAACCATCACCAGCGCCACCGATTTCCGCAAGCTCTCGAACTTTCTCGACTCTTCGCTCGGCGACATGAAGTGGCTGTTGAGTATATTCGACCCGGATTCCGCCAGCAACGGAATCGTGCTTTCGCTGCCGCCGATTGCCAGCAACGACCCGATTCTCGCGTGGGTCTGGTCCTTCATCGCCACCATCCAAATGGGCCAGTTACCGGATCGGGTCGAGGCCGCGGTCGAGCTCGCTTCGCTGGCCCAAGACAACGACCGCAACAAGAAGATTATTGTGGAAGAAGGTGGGCTCTTTCCGCTGCTGAAGCTATTAAAGGAGGAGTCTTCGCCGGAGGCTCAAATTGCGGCGACGACGGCGCTTTATAATCTGGCCAGTGACCAAGAGAAAGTCAGGGCTATTGTGAATGAGGATGGAGTGCCGATTATTGTGCAGGTTTTGCGAGACTCGCCGATCAGAGTTCAGACCAGGGCCGCGAGCTTGGTGGCGAGGATGGCTCAGCATGACAGTGTTGCACAAGACGAGTTTGCTAGAGCCAATGTGATCAGACCACTGGTGACATTGTTGTCCTTCGAGTCGTTTCTGGAGGATCCGAAGCTTCAGGCAGGTAAGCAGAGCATTCACACTGTGGTTAAGATTAATAAGGAGATGGAGAAGAGCTCATTAGGCAGTAATTATGATAGCAATCAGCGGCGCACTTATACTAATTCGTTCTCGAGCTCTTCATATACATATTCGGAGGGGAGTAGTCGAGGGGGTCATAACCATAGGAAGGATAGGGAGAATGAGCAGCCTCTTGTTAAGCTTCAGATGAAAATTAGTTGTGCCGAGGCTTTGTGGATGCTTGCGAGAGGTAGTATATCTAATAGTAGGAGGATAACCGAGACCAAAGGCTTGCTTTGTTTGGCCAAATTGGTGGAGAAAGAACAGGGAGAGTTGCAATACAATTGTTTGATGACTATAATGGAGATAACAGATGCTGCTGAATCAAATGCTGACCTTAGACGAGCGGCTTTCAAGACAAATTCACCAGCAGCTAAGGCAGTTGTGGATCAACTCATAAGGCTGGTCAAGGAGGTAAATAGCCCTACATTGCAAATTCCTGCTATAAAAGCAATTGGTTCGTTGGCTAGGACATTCCCTGCTAGAGAGACCTGGGTTATCGAGCCACTAGTGACTCAGCTTGGCAATAAGGATATAGATGTGGCAACAGAGGCAGCAATTGcattagggaagtttgcttgcaCAGAGAATTTTCTTCGTATTGAGCATTCAAAGACAATAGTCGAGTTCAATGCTATTCCTCCTTTAATGAGACTGCTAAGAGGCAATGAAAATTCACAGTTGCATGGTTTGCTTCTCCTTTGCTACCTTGCATTACATGCTGACAACACTGATGCTTTGGAACCAACTAGGGTGTTGACTGCCCTTGAAGGGGCAGACCGTGCTGTCAACTCCCAACATCCCGAGTTAAGAGAGCTGGTGCAGAAGGCGATATATCACCTCAATCTGTATCACTCCGGAGGTCATTCTCAAAGGTTCACATATGTGCCTTGACTTCATAGTCGCAAGGAAGCAGTGTTTTTGTTCTAAGTATCTGCTGTGCAGTAGTAGAATCAGGTTGAAACTTTTACATATGTGGAAGAAAACAGGGCATGAAGAAACATAGATGATTTATAAAAGAGATGCAATATTTAACCAAAGTAATGTTTGTTTGGCAAAGCGTTGGTCCATGGTATGACCACCATTGATCATAACACCATTTTGAGTTTTGTGCTTTCTCTTGCAGTCTTGCAGAGCTGTTCCCTTTAGCATTGTTGTGTGAATGGTTCTATGTGTTGAGCGGTAAATTCTATTCCCCTTATTTTTGTAGACGAGCTGCACTGCAGTGAGGTTTAATCCCTACTGTCCTCTCAACCATGAAGGTTATGTTCCATGCATCAGAACTGGTTTTTTGTTCCGGAAACGAGTTGCATTACAATTTTCCCATTTCTCTCTGTTGGAGTCAGAGGCGTACATATAGTTGCTGATTTCTGTTAAATATATCCTAACTATCTTTTCAGTTTCTCTGTTGGAGCTTTATATTAGCATGTATTGATCAGCTAAGCCTAGATCAGTACCTAAACAACTGAAATGATTACTTGCTGTCTTGACATTTTCGCGTCGTTTTGATCAGCTAAGCCTAGATCTGTACCTAAACAATTGAAATGATTACTTGCTGTCTTAACATTTTCgtgtgttcttgtttttttatCTTGACAGCTAAAGTTGCAAGAATGAAATCATTCTTGCAGTTTCCAAATATGAACAAGATAAGAGCATAAGCTTGTAGCTCATAGTTCGTATATCAATAACATAGTGAAGCAGACTTACTGACAGTCCAATTATAAAATACAACAAATGAACAAATATTCACATGTATGATGTTTGGAAGAAAAGTTTCTTATGTATTGTAAAGAAACAGAAAACTCAGCTATGTTACTTTTCAAGCAGGAATTCCAAACACAACAAACCCGATCGCAATAGTAGTAAGCACGTAGATGTTAGCAGGGAACTGAAATTTGGATACTTTACGGCCAATTGACTGATTATTTCGCTCCATAAAAATCTGCGAGCCACCATATGCTGAGATCATTACGAATTACTCTTCCCAAAATATGGCATCATTTCAAAAGCCGTTCCAATGCACTAAGCTAATGCTAAATTAAAAACTGCATATCAACTACAGTATCACTCCACCAATCAAGGCTAAAGTTGTACAAGAGTGTATATAAGTCGAAAACATTGAAGAAATATACAGATGAATATAGTTCTCCATATCCAATATAAAACATCAAAGAGGCGGGGAATTGATGGGATGTGTACTACAACGAACAAACCATAAGTAGTATAATTCAGGAAGATGAAGGTAAAGCACGCCAATTCTCCACTAAAAGCATGGCATTATACCGCGAAGTTGGTGAAAGCTGTTCGCGAATTACATCCTTGATATGTATTGCTGCTCTTTCCCCAGCTCGGGTTGCAAGTTCCAAGTACACTAAAGCTGTAATCTTTTCACCCTCCTGAATAGATTTATCATCCAAACCTTCATCAGTCATATACTCCACGGTACAAAAATATTTAATATAATAACaacattattatttttctttttaagtgaGAATAATTTATAACATTATACGCCACATGGGAATTCTCTACACTCCtgctccccttttttttttttttttttttaaaaaggcaTTAAGAAAAAGAATCTTGAAGGTTTTAAGACGATACTATCAGCATAGTGAGAGTGCATGATTGTCATCATCATGCATGCCTGATGATACTATCCCAATCTTATCCTCCCAattcttttgttctttctctCCTTTTCTTCCCCTTCCGAGGGGAAAAGTATGTATATTTATCTTTTTGCATGCATTCTCTGATTAAATTACAAAAACAGCGCAAATATGATACATACCGAAAAGAGAGTGAGTCCATGCTCGTATTGAGCTTTACTATGGCCAAGATCAGCTGCCCACTTCATCCACTTTCTTGCTTGGCGATGATTCTGCACTAATCCGTCCCCATACTTGTAGCACAGCGATACATTATACATAGCACGCACATAACCACGTTCTGCAGCTCTCAAATACCACCTGGCCTGATGATGAAAAGAAACTTCTCAAACGATAATTCTGAAAAATGAAATAATTTTAGTAGAGGAGCAGAGAGTGCCTAATACTACTCAATACCGAACAGCTGATTTTTTGTAGGAAATCAATGTGCAACTGTATTGGTAAGTTGAAAATCATATTTTCTGTCAAAACTACAAGTTAAAACCAGCTACAGAACACAAAACATAATGTTCCGCAGAAATTTAAGGGTTAGCTGGAGTGCCATCCCTCATCCCCTATACTGTAATTTGGACTAAATTCCCCTAAATTATGTTACTTAAAATTATAAACCCTTCATTTTGTGACTTTATAAAATCCAAAGTTTTGAAtgaaatatataagaaaataagaatataaaaTTTCATAGATAACTCAAGAGTAAAATTGGGATGATGTAGTAACATACCGCTTCTTTCATGTTACGATCTGCCCCACGTCCCTGATACAGACAAATTGCAAGTTGGTATTGAGCTCGGACATGGCCCTGAAAAGAAGCAAGATATAACCACTTTACAGCTTCCTTTGAATTTGGAGGTTCAACTGCACAGACAATAAATTTGATAAGCACAGAGTATAAAATTGAAGTATGAAGTTGAGCACTCCCCATTCAATAAAACCAACATCCTGATGAAAGCAAATCCAACTCTAGTTCTGATAACATAACTTACACAgattaagggggaaaaaaaaaaggaagttgCTTTTCACTATTGCAGCAAAACTGTGCCCCAAACCAAATAAGAACTTGTACAGAAACATGAACGAATCCATCTGTAAAGTGCTTCTGTAGGCTTTGGCGATGGAAAATCCTAAAACTGTACTTAAAATCTGATCAAAGTTATGTACATAGATAGGGGAAGCCCCGGCATTAGCTATTTAACGACTCTGAAACCCTTTTCCTCCCTAGCATTTTTtaaaaccaaacaatagaaagaaATTTAGCCCTGCTGACGCTGAGTACTGACTGTACTGTGTTTGTAGATGTTACCCTAATCATTAGAATCAACAGAACAACTTTCAACAACTCGCTCTTGCTCGATTTAATCCAAACTATAGCAGCTAAGTTTTCTAGGTGATAATCACACTACAATGCATACTGATTGCTCAAGAAATCAAACTTTCCAACTAAGGCAAAACTAAGAAGGAGTTGTGATACCTTGCAAATACCACATCCCCAAATTGCCCTGCgcattccggtcaccggcctcGGCAGCTTCCCGGTACAACCCAAACGCCTTATCCTTGTCGCCTCTCTCCCAGAATATGAGTCCGGCATCGACCATCGCCTTCGTGGACCCAAGCTCGGCAGCCTTCAAGAACATCTTGAGAGCATTGTTGACGTTAGGTTTGAAATCGCCGCGGCCGTGCTTGAACTGCTTCCCCCAAGTCAAGAACTTCGTGGCCTCCCTGGCCGGCCGGAGGGCCTCGCACCACGACCTGCAGACCAACGACGCCGTTTTGAGGCTGTGGTAGCTGAGAGAGGCCCCGATTTTGGCTACCAATTCCTGAGGCAGATCCGAGAAATCATAGCGCGGGGAGGATGACGTGGACACTGTACGGGTGCCGTGCTTCCAGAAGCTGCTcttgtggttgtggttgtggtggtggtggcggcttCGTCCGCCGTTGGTTTTGAGCAAGGGAAAGGCCGTTAAACGAGAGCCGTCGGATCGAGCTGACCATGTCGTCTGCTTGCTCATTCCGTTTAATCTGAgcgagagaatgagagagagatcgaCTCTGTGAGAGAAAAAAGAGTGAGCAACTACTTTTTATTGCTTTTCGGATTTTGCGGACCGACAAAGCCGAAAgacttctctgttttttttttttttttttctttttgaaattaGCCGAAAGACTTCTCTTAGTTCGTTACGGATTTGGTTAAGTGTGTGTGGGCTTTAGGTGAGAAGTTTTTTATTATGGGAACCTTGGAGCCCATTCTCAAGCCCAAGCACTCTGGTATGAGAACATCATGGAAGTGCATGTCGGTGCTCTATCTGCCCTAACATAGCGGATAATTGTGGTTAAAATTTGAACATTATTgttttttagaagaaaattgTGTAATACTAAGCAATTGAGATAGTTACAACACATTCAATAAATTTAAAGATTAGACAAGAACTATAAACTAGTGTTTGATACCCCAGCCGAAGAGCATAGTATTTCAGATCTCTCACAAACACCCATAGCAGAGCGTTCAACTCCACACTTTATGGCCAAAGCATGTTGTTTAGCAACTCAAAAGTGTTGAAGCTTTGTAAAatagttttaacttttaaggcATCTGAGTTTCCAACTCCCCTCATCTCTAACTTAACCTCCATTGTAAGCAAAGCTATATAGTGGTATATACTACATGGGCCAACAGTAATTTCTTTCTCTAATTTATGATCAAAGATTTGGAATAACATGGGAGCCAGTCAAACTTGCCGGTGGAGGCTTCGCCACGCCTAACAGGCAGAGAACTACAGAATTACGATTACGACTGGGCATTTTGTCTGGTTCGGTGCCGCCCAAACCCGGCCACTAGTCCCACAGTCCCACTACCAAAAGAAGTGGTTGCGACTTGCCATTCAAGAAACGTTGGATGAGTTCATTATATGAACATTTGTTAGCGTGGTGTCTACACAATTAGTTTATCGAACCACTTTCAATTTCGTAATTTAAATATTTCGAAGCATTATAGAAAACCCTGTGCTGTACAAGATTTTGCCAGTTTTGGGCAGAGCATATGTCATCATCATCAATTCATCATCATTATAAAGTACCAGTAATCCCAGTTATATATTCACTCTGGCCCCTCCCTCACCACATACGAGCCAATCACAAAgctctctttggttttcaatGGCACATTTTAATCCCGGTGGATCTGACTGCCATTCAGTTCGTTCTAAGCATCAATCATAACAGAGCAAAAGCGGCACTACAAGTTATCAGTTTCGAGGAAAAGATTGCTTACACAACTGAGCAGCCCCCACAAAAAGATCACTTTGAGCTTTCTATTCATTTTTTGACAGACACCAGCTAGCATACAGATCAAAAGCTGTTCATAACTTGATCTCAGATCAGAAAACTTAAGAACCCACAAACTTGGATTAGGGTTTATCCTACACTTTATATGGCATTTCAAAATATGACATGTCgtaaaagaaaaattcaccgTTGAATCAAGAATACCATTACTCCGAAATACCATATATAGCAAAATCTAGTGTAAAACTTAAGAGACAAACTATGATAtttgatgtttatcatacactcattttacatctatttgaacaaaaattacaattatttgaattaaaattacaacattgagaacaaagttaccatattcatttacactatttacatataattaaacaaaaattacaacattgacaacaaatttgttcaaaaacttatAATAAGGTCGTAggtggtgtaattaccattattagaactaagattacacaaaataagacTCAACATTACTagtctgacaacaaatttgttctcacatttataaatgtgtaTATGAGATACGGGTatgtattatagaattttccaaAACTTGGATGCAATTGAATTTGCAGGATGTGAAGACTGTGATTAGTCGAGTGCAGTAGTATTACTTGGTGGCTAGGTTAAGTAAACATTTGGCAAGTTATTTGACCAAAACTAGTTAAATGTAACGTGGTTCCAACACTACCACCAAATCCAGTTTTGATGATCCCTTTGGCATATTCTATCATAATCCCCACTTACCAATTCCTTAAACAAAGCACATAAACCAAACCTAAGCTTAATGTATAGCCTGCTAGGATTTGCATACAATTTCGCTCCCTCCATGTGGTCTCTCTCCAATAATGGAATCGGTTTAGCAAAAGACTTGATTATATAATAATTAAGGAAACTAATCCAATCCCAAATCAAAATGGATTAAACCAAACCAAGTAACATTTGCTGTCTCTGCCAGACGTTGCAACCCTATTGTTATTGCAGAGAGACAGACAGACTATACATAATTACTGATCCCAAGAAGCCATTGTTTAATTGGGGAACCCTCTGCATTAGGTGAACCACCCCTCGCCACTTACTTTTCCATAAACATTCCATATTCTAATCcaaaaagattcaaactttaaaaATCAACTTAGCTAGATAAGTGGGATTCTCAATTATTGGTGGTCTGCAAATAAAAACTTGAAGCTCTAgtcgaaaaaaaataaaataaaaacttgaaGCTATGAAAGTGCAAAATGAGGACCGTTCAAAACTCGCATTGGATTCCAATCTCAATCCACATGTGGTTTGTCCTCACCCAcaatttgaattgatagagctTCAATTACAGAGAAGGTTTTCCCACTATGATAACAGTCCGAGGTGGGTGGGGGGTCATTCCATGGCGTGTGGGACATTGATTGATTCATAGACCCAACTCATTCCAAGTCTGAATTTGGATGATGGCTGAGATCCAAAAAGTCATCTGGGTCTTTAGAGTTTAAGGGTTATGAACCTGATGTGGGGCTTTCGGTCTTGTGGGTCTTTGGTCATGGAAGTACATGGTAAAACAGAGCAACCTTATCTTGCAATTTTAACCAAATTGAAAACGATTTGTTTACCCTCTTTATTGAGCTTGACAACTTTTGGATGCTTGCCAAGATTCTTGACTTGGATTTGTCA
Coding sequences within:
- the LOC133708874 gene encoding uncharacterized protein LOC133708874, which codes for MAASEEKQMEDQMSYPILLAERVRSAVDDAESFKSECSEVGKQVDRLSQMLRTVVRFSTTTPFLYERPIRRIIADVCKNLERALTLVRKCKRQSALRRVVTITSATDFRKLSNFLDSSLGDMKWLLSIFDPDSASNGIVLSLPPIASNDPILAWVWSFIATIQMGQLPDRVEAAVELASLAQDNDRNKKIIVEEGGLFPLLKLLKEESSPEAQIAATTALYNLASDQEKVRAIVNEDGVPIIVQVLRDSPIRVQTRAASLVARMAQHDSVAQDEFARANVIRPLVTLLSFESFLEDPKLQAGKQSIHTVVKINKEMEKSSLGSNYDSNQRRTYTNSFSSSSYTYSEGSSRGGHNHRKDRENEQPLVKLQMKISCAEALWMLARGSISNSRRITETKGLLCLAKLVEKEQGELQYNCLMTIMEITDAAESNADLRRAAFKTNSPAAKAVVDQLIRLVKEVNSPTLQIPAIKAIGSLARTFPARETWVIEPLVTQLGNKDIDVATEAAIALGKFACTENFLRIEHSKTIVEFNAIPPLMRLLRGNENSQLHGLLLLCYLALHADNTDALEPTRVLTALEGADRAVNSQHPELRELVQKAIYHLNLYHSGGHSQRFTYVP
- the LOC133708875 gene encoding F-box protein At1g70590, with product MSKQTTWSARSDGSRLTAFPLLKTNGGRSRHHHHNHNHKSSFWKHGTRTVSTSSSPRYDFSDLPQELVAKIGASLSYHSLKTASLVCRSWCEALRPAREATKFLTWGKQFKHGRGDFKPNVNNALKMFLKAAELGSTKAMVDAGLIFWERGDKDKAFGLYREAAEAGDRNAQGNLGMWYLQVEPPNSKEAVKWLYLASFQGHVRAQYQLAICLYQGRGADRNMKEAARWYLRAAERGYVRAMYNVSLCYKYGDGLVQNHRQARKWMKWAADLGHSKAQYEHGLTLFSEGEKITALVYLELATRAGERAAIHIKDVIREQLSPTSRYNAMLLVENWRALPSSS